A region from the Gossypium hirsutum isolate 1008001.06 chromosome A08, Gossypium_hirsutum_v2.1, whole genome shotgun sequence genome encodes:
- the LOC107950790 gene encoding 40S ribosomal protein S11, with translation MAEQTEKAFLKQPKVFLSSKKNGKGKRPGKGGNRFWKSIGLGFKTPREAIEGTYIDKKCPFTGTVSIRGRILAGTCHSAKMVRTIIVRRNYLHYIKKYQRYEKRHSNIPAHISPCFRVKEGDHVIIGQCRPLSKTVRFNVLKVIPAGSSGGGKKAFTAM, from the exons ATGGCGGAACAG ACGGAGAAAGCATTTCTCAAACAACCCAAGGTGTTTTTAAG CTCTAAAAAAAATGGGAAAGGAAAGAGACCTGGAAAGGGCGGGAATCGCTTCTGGAAAAGCATTGGGTTAGGCTTTAAGACACCCAGAGAGGCCATTGAAG GAACATATATTGATAAGAAATGCCCATTTACTGGCACTGTTTCTATTAGAGGCCGTATCCTTGCCGGTACTTGCCATAGTGCAAAAATGGTAAGGACTATTATCGTCCGAAGGAACTACCTTCACTACATCAAGAAATACCAAAG ATACGAGAAAAGGCACAGCAATATCCCAGCTCATATATCCCCCTGCTTTCGTGTTAAAGAAGGAGATCATGTTATAATCGGGCAATGCAG GCCTTTGTCGAAGACGGTGAGGTTCAATGTGCTAAAGGTCATTCCGGCGGGGTCTTCCGGTGGTGGGAAGAAAGCTTTTACAGCCATGTGA